Sequence from the Ziziphus jujuba cultivar Dongzao chromosome 9, ASM3175591v1 genome:
GATTTTCGTTTCGTTCAACGAGGTCAGTCGTCGTCGGCGTCGGCGTCGCCGGATGATCCGCCGTCGAAGCTTATCGGTCAGTTTTTGCATAAGCAGAAGGCGTCCGGCGACATGTCGTTGGATATGGATTTGGAGATGGATGAGCTCCGCCACGAGCGGAATTTGCCTCCGCTCGCAGAGTCTCCGGCGAAGAGGAGCTCTTTCGGTCAGTCGAAGGAGCTCAAGGTTTCGTTCCAGCCGACGACGACGGCGGCTTCGAATGACGACGTCGAGATTCGTCTCAGCGAGTCGGTACGTCGCCGGAATAAGGACTCCACGGAGGAGGATAGCAGCGGTGGTAGTGGTAGAGGTAATGGTGACGATGAGGTCGTGAGGTGTACGTCAAACGCAGCGTTTGAGCGCGAGGTTTCGTTTCAGAGCAAGTCCAGTTTGTTAAGGCTGAAGAAAACCAAGTCTAGACTGATCGACCCGCCGGAGGAACCCGAAAATAGAGCGAGTCGGGTTCCGAAATCGGGTCAGGTGATGAAATCGGGGCAGCTTAGATCCGGGATGCTGGGTAATTGGCCTTTGGATGACGATGACGATGACCCGTTCTGGGAAGATGATTTACCGGATGACTACAAGAAAGCTAATCTAAGCGCATTGACACTGCTTCAATGGTTGAGTTTGATTGTGATCATTGGAGTATTCGCCTGCACTCTCTCTATACCCTTTTTGAGGCGTAAGAACTGGTGGAAATTGAAGCTGTGGAAATGGGAGgtgttggttttggttttgatttgtgGGCGTTTGTTTTCCGGGTGGGGGGTCCGGATCGTAGTGTTCTTTATAGAAAGGAATTTCCTTCTGCGGAAGAgggttttgtattttgtttacgGGCTTAGGAAAGCTGTTCAGAATTGCCTTTGGCTGGGTCTTGTTTTGCTGGCATGGCACTTTCTGTTTGATGAAAAGGTTGAGAGAGAGACCAAGAGTGATAAACTTAAATATGTCACCAAAGTCCTGGTGTGTTTGTTAGTGGGTACCTTAGTTTGGTTGGTGAAGACGCTGATTGTTAAAGTTCTAGCCTCTTCTTTCCATGTTAGTAAATACTTTGATCGGATTCAGGAGTCTCTTTTCAATCAGTATGTAATCGAAACGCTTTCGGGTCCGCCATTGATTGAGATGAAGAGAACAGAGGAAGAGGATGAGAGGCTTGTGGATGAGGTTAGGAAGCTACAGAATGCTGGGGCTACTATCCCTCCTGATCTCAAGAATGCTGCTTTCCCAACAGCCAAAAGTGGAAGGGTGATTGGGAGTGGAGGTTTGCAGAAAAGTCCTAGAAGGAGCAATAAATTTTCTCAACCATTGAGCAAGAAACAAGATGATGGGATAACAATTGATCACTTGCACAAGCTGAATCCTAAGAATGTGTCTGCTTGGAATATGAAGAGGCTAATGAATATAGTTCGTCATGGTTCTCTCACTACACTGGATGAGCAGATTCAGGATTCCACCCGTGATGATGAGAAAGCAACCCAGATCAAAAGTGAAGTTGAGGCAAAGGCTGCAGCTAAAAAGATATTTCAGAATGTGGCTAGGCATGGGTCAAAGTAAGCTTCTAATTTCTTTTCAACTATAGTTGCTCTATGAATTGCCTTAAGTTAGTGTAGTTATAAAAGTTATTGTTTGCCTTGTAACTTATCATCCTCCCATCCCACCAATGCTATCTGTTGTGTTACGCGTCCTTGATCAATTTTTTCAGCCGAATTTTGATAGAATTTGTAACCACAAGGGACATCCCAATCCATGGatacatatatacgtatatactGTATCAGCTCCATGACACACCCAAAATTGGTGATTTAGAGTGTTAAGTCCTTGTGTCGTTGCCTTTAAAGCTTGGTATCACCACTGGTAATCTGCATGATCATACATGTATTAGGGCTCAACGTACCTTATACAGGGTTCTAGCTGTTCTCTTAGAATCTTTGTTCTTATAGTTAGTACGTTGTGTGGCAGACTAAATATGACAACTTCAGTTCATTGATAAGCTCAAATTGACTTGATGGCCAAAGGTTCTGATccgtattttgatttaaattttgtgtgaaataaaattcaatactaGTGCATGGATTTGGTAGTTAATTTAtttccttaatatatatatatatatatgtatatatttttgggtcTCTGTTTGAGTCTCAAATTTTGTAATTGTATTTAATAGATCATTGGTTAATTGAAGTGTCTGGTTAGACTAGAAGTATACATGTATTATACGCTGCTAGCGTATATATTTAGTatgtaagaaataaaatattcccAGCATCCTTTCCCCATTTCCGTTATTACCATGTTACCGTGTTCAGGGCAATCAATTGAATTTGTTAATAGTTGGAAAGCAGGAGGTGACAAAATATTACGTACCAAACCTTCTGATCTGTATCCTCCGTAGAATGAGTACAATTTTCTTGCATGCTTACATCTCATCTTCTTTATTTGGACCCGAAATGAGAATATCACTATTTTGATCTGAAAGTTTGTTTCTTATGTTTATAATATCTGTTTTGAATGATTGTCTCCCACCCAATTGAACTCTGTTTTTGGTCCTAGTCTTCTTTTTAGTGTAGTAATTATCTAAACAACTTTGTTAACTGTTTTCTTTGGCAGGCATATTTACCTACGAGATTTAACACGTTTTTTGCGAGATGACGAGGCTTTGAAGACCATGAGTCTCTTTGAAGGGGCATCTGAGAGTGGAAAAATCAGCAAAACTTCCTTGAAGAACTGGGTGGTAAGAACGAGGCACCAAATGATTTTGCTCAatttgtttcttaaaaaatGATCGTATGGCACAATTCTTGTATTTGTCTTAGGATGTTGAAAGTTTAATAAGGTTCAAGTGGAAATTGCTTTTAAATGGCTTTGATGTTAGACTTTGTCTATGTCAAGAATATAGCATCAAAGTCTCCTTTGTTCATTATTCTAAAACTTGACATCCTAATCTGGTACAAGAAGACTGCAGCTTCTGACTAGAGTTTAATATTCTTAGCCTACATGAAATGTAGGAaacaaatatgatatatatgggGTCTGGTTATATCACGTTATTTGATTTAGTGTGGACAACAGTCTTGGATTTGTAAATTCTTGGAGTTTGAAGTCTAACATGCTGGGTAAATGTAATGAAGTCAAATGAGTGACAATTCGCGTACTTAATTGGTCTAGTGTGGTGTGGTTAGGGATTTTAGATATTTTCCACCTTAACCCCTCttgcatttttctttgttcctctctctccccccccctcTGTTCAGTCTTCATATACTCTGGCACTAAAATTTGAAAGGAATCAATTTAGATTTAATGGATTTATCTTTATCATTTGTAAATTCTCTTTCTTCAATAAGGTGCACACAGCCACATACAGTTACAATTTAAGCTTGAATAAAACTGTATTTATATTTGGCAGTTATTACTTTGCTAATGTGATGCATCTGTTCCAGGTCAATGCCTTTAGGGAGCGAAGAGCGCTTGCCTTGACGCTGAATGACACAAAAACTGCTGTCAACAAACTCCATCATAtggttaaaataataattattttcgtTATAGGAGTTATATGGCTTCTCATACTGGGAATTGCAACCACCAAATTTCTACTGTTTGTCAGTTCCCAGCTAGTCCTTGTGGcatttatttttggaaacacATGCAAGACAGTATTTGAAGCAATCATTTTCTTATTTGTGGTTCATCCTTTTGACGTGGGAGATCGGTGTGAAATCGATGGAGTTCAGGTAATCTATCATCTTTACTTGTACTTCTGTGCTTTGCCATTCACTTGTGTGTTTGGGTCTGATTTGTTTACCAATGACTTTCAGATGGTTGTAGAAGAAATGAACATCTTGACTACAGTTTTTCTGAGGTATGACAATACGAAGATTGTATTCCCAAACAGTGTTCTTTCAACTAAACCCATCAACAACTACTACCGTAGTCCCGACATGGGAGATGCTGTTGAATTCTGCATCCATGTATCTACTCCAGCAGAGAAAATTGCTGCCATTAAGCACAGAATAACCAGGTATGCATGGGGCGATTCTCTATGCTTGCTTCTACTTGTAAACTAGTATTGTATGCATCTGATTTCGTGAATAATTTCCGTTTGCTTGCCTTTGCAGTTATATCGAGAACAAGAAGGAGCATTGGTGTACTCAACCGATGATTGTTATGAAGGATGTGGAAGAGCTGAATAGGGTCAGATTTGCAGTGTGGCTAAAccataaaatgaatttccaaGATATTGGAGAAAGGTGGATGAGAAGGTCCCTTTTGGTTGAAGAAATGATAAAGATTTTCCGGGAGCTTGATCTTCAATACCGCCTCTTCCCTCTTGACATTAACATATGTTCCATGCCTCCTGTGACCTCTACACGAGTCCCCACTAATTGGACCGCAACGACAAGCTGAAGTAAGAAACACCAGAAGTGAAAATCTTAATTGTCTGATCTCAATGGGAAGCACATATTCATTCTCTGGGCAGTTTCGGCCCTGCATAGATTTGTCCATAAGAGTAGGATGCTGTAGAAAGTGAAGAGCATGATTTTctgtcccatttttttttttttaagttgaaaaatatacaatatgtattattattgtgTTTTAAAATAACATTGGTTAATCATTGTCCAAACCTCTCTCTTTACCTGCTGTAACTTGAGATCTGGTTCCATTTATAATTGGGGTTTAATCACAATTtaatacatgtaataaaattacACTTCAGAGTAGGCCTATTAGGCAAGGCGGTGAACTATAAGCCTATTGGACAAGGCAGTAAATCTAATCTTGGTAATTCATTTGGGTAAGGAAGGAAGttacactttatttatttatttcgtgAATACTGGGAAAgtgattattaccaaaaaataaaaataaaaaaataaaaaaataaaaaaataaaaaaataataatggggAAGTGatacttttttattgtttttattttattttattattattattatttttttgtgtgggTAATATGATGGGGAAGTGATGCTTGGGCATCTGTCTGCAAAGTCAAaagtcttttcctttttttaaaataaaaaaagtttattttgggGGCGGAGTCCTCGTCACTTTCAAAAaggccaatatatatatatatatatatctatatataaatttccTTTTCAGCTTTCATCCATGTTTCAGTTTTCCCTTCCAATTTTTCTCGTAGCGGTTCTTTCCTAAATTTCACATTGTCTcttctcctcctttttttttttttttcttttaatgttttagttgtaattttttaaaacaaatttgacagaaaataaattgaaatatatatattttttctctccGCGTTGTTGttcaatatatgtatttttatcaaCTGTGATTCTAAACAAGTTATAATTTAGATTATACTGTTTATATAAgccattaatttaaatattagacagttttaattcttcaaattctaacccaaaaaaaaaaaaaaattagaaaggaaCAATTTGATATTATGCAATATTAATAgggatttttttaatattaaaaaaagaagtttaaaggCCAAATTGGAACATGATTAAAAGCCCTCTCTaaaaaacaataactattttgGGTTTTAGTAAATGTAAATAAAGGTGTgtatgcaattttattttattttaattatgtattctttttgggtttttaacaTCAATGCTTTAtgcaatttcaatatttttacgcTTATACCACATGGTACCAAATTAGCATCATTATCTCTCTAGTTTATAAATGATGCACTATTAACTCAAAGCCTTTATCACAGCATGGTTAGTATATAAAGGCTTTGGACTAATATGATAAAACTTCATAAAATGTTTTCCCCATAGATTAAAATAGGAAAGTAATGAACtagaaattctttttttttttcccctaaattaaagttttataataagaaaatcaatGTATAACTAAATGTTGTCCATTAATAATTGTTGTGTCAACAAAGATCCCTTCGATAATCATTTTCTATAGCAACaaatagcaatatatatatatatacatatatatatatatatatatatattttcctttttggtaacgaggaaactttaatttatttatggacaAAATGTAGGTTAGTATTTTtactttcatatttttttaatttgggatctgtaaaaaatttttttgatagatAATATTATCTACTATTCAAATTGTTAAAACCAAATGCTTTCTGTTAAAAAGTTGATCACGTGAAAATCACGtgacaaataaaacaatttttttattttataatttcatgttttttaagagaaatttcaatggaaaaataatttaaaatttgaaaatacaaaCCAGGGGAGCAAGAAGGAAGTAATGAAGAAGAGAGATGAGATGTCTTCAAACAGCTTGATTTATTCAATGAAGTTGTTATATAACTATGGAAGACCACGACCTCTTATGGTGAGAACATCAATGACCAACACAAACCTTAGAAAGAGGTTTTACCGATGTAATACCCATAAGATATGTTTTAGGTTTTGCCAATCTTGGGAGGGGGTTTTGTGGTGATGGAGTTTAAGGTTTTTCCAATCTTGCCAATCTTGTACGTAATGAATTTgacttagaaaataattttggattCAGTGGTGGGGAAGCTGTTAAAGGTAAGGAAAGgaagtaaaataataagttttagattaattgattatttatttctaattggACACATTGGAATTTTAATTCTCAAACATTAAATTAGTACACCATCTTGGGAGCTTAGAGTGCGTTATAGAACTTGTTAAATTCCATTTTAAATTCCCGAACGTCTCTCTGTTGTTTTCAATTCTCTTGTAcatattttaaaagcaaaaaaggtATTTTCTGGGTTGGTGATTCCCATAAACTCCATTTGCTAATCggaacataaatttttttagtccatttttatttttattttttaattgtcgtTTTCTTTGGTTGACCAAaacaaatatatctatatatatgtatatacatgctGGAAGAGGCTACGGCGTGGTCTGTCTACATATGGATCCACACCAAAATCAacgcttttcaaaaaaaatgtcGGTTTTGTTGTGTATGTGTACACAGCTGTACATAgcaaaaccaatattttttttaaaaaacatcaaTTTTGGTACGAGTCTATATGCGGACGGACTACACCATAGCCTTTCtctatacatgcatatatatatatatatatatatattattgggttgctaaagactttaaaaataattgacaGTTTTATCATTTGGGTTGCTAAAgactttaaaaataattgacaGTTTTATCATTTGAAGAAACAGGCTTCATCGTATATCTTTGACATATTTATTGGAAAGATGATTATATCGTATTGCAGTGTGTGTTACTTGGTTTCCAAGGGTCTACGGCCTGTTTTCCCAAAGCTCGCAGAGTTGCTTGAGAGATGCTGGCAACAAGATCCAGCATTACGGCCAGACTTTTATGAAATCATAGAGATACTGAAGCAATTAGCCAAGGAGATAATTTTTTGGGTTGCTGACCATGACTGGCTCtctaaattatgattatttattagtttatatagaTTATCATTTGGTAATTGTCACTTCGTCCATAACATGGCTTTTAATATATTTCACGTCATTGGGGTACTTTGTTTGGGTGCGTAAGTCCGATTAGGGGATGTGAGTGGTTGATTTATTGATAATGTCAAAAGGGAAACAACCCTATGAAACAATATTaacccaagaaaaaaattttcgTTCAatgaatacaaattttatttgcaTTATTATAAAAAAGGATCAGCTTGCAGTCCTAGGTAAGGTTACAAACCAtactttaaaaagttattatatAACCTATTCTCGGTCCACCACATAATAGCTCAAGCTTTTAGGAAAGCCATTAAAGATTCTAGTTGAGgttgttttcattttaaattcgtTTAGGTAAAAAACTAATTATGCAACTCACtggaaaaaaacaatttttattgaaatgagGATCGTACATCAACCGtaaggagattttttttttaaaataggaaaattagaaaactaaactTCTGTAGAGATGGAAGCTTAATATTCAGCTATAGTTTGGCTATCCAATGAGTCACTTTATTTGTTCTgtgaaagagagggaaaaaaattctttaaaagaaaGCTTCAAATGcaaaatatcttttataattGCTGTAGCCTTCCAAGGACAACAAATACAAATTTGGGGCATAACTTGATAATATCAAATATGAATTCGATTTGATTGGAGAATTCCATTATATAAGATTAAACTTtcgttttaattagaacttgctttgagattttaaaattaCAGGTATGAAATTTAGCTCTTGTCTCCTCATAAATAGATTTATAATTGGGCTATTTCAATGGGCTTAATTGAAACCATGAGTCTAGTCTAATCAAATGGATAAAGACTGTTGGGTCtagtctaaaaataaaaataaaaataaacattttaaaaaatggatttaattCTAGATCATATGGAATCAAAAGGATCCTAACCAACaacattataaaaaagaaaaaaggattatGATTAGGTAAAGAAAATTTGATGGCCTTGGCattattattctattaatttaaataagctAAATTGAATACcaattttgtgaaaaatatgaaattaaacttTAAAGTTTTGAATTGCTGTacccccccaccaaaaaaaaaaaaaaaaaaaaaaaaaaaccaacagtAGTTCGGAATTGAGAGTGCAACATATATAGTCAGGCAGCTATGGtccaatataataaaatgagatagttttaattaatattatcaatagTACGACGGATATttatgcataaaaaataaaaatattttccaaaattataatAGAAGATATGTTGACCTGAAATATTATGGATTATCACATGTCGGAAATTAAAACCAATCACTTactagattttattattatatcagTACATACAATTTAATGATAGAAATGTTAAACGAAAAGCACtactcattaaaaataaaaaaaatgattttgttgttttttaattatagcgatttattttttttactcttttaatTGAGAACTTTACAGAAACACCAATACAAAAATGCTCTTAGAAGTCAGAAGAAGGATCTAGTCTATTTCTACTTCTTAacactaaaaagaaaataaaaaaaatatatgtggtCTACttctatttcaatattatatcaaCCAAACATTAGACTgggattttaaagaaataaaaatatggccAACCACAATAGAATATAGTGGATGCCCAAGCACGGGTAGGTGGAATATCAATGCCCATTCAGAAAACAGCACAGAATTCAGTAGTGGGACGCCTGAGCATTTTTTGTCTTctgtgataaaaataaataaacaaaatggatGGAACATATGAACCTTCACTAGAACGGAAGTTCTGGACCTGagtaaaaaatgtttttatactAAAATCCCTACCtcaacataataaataaataaaatccttgAAGATGATCGGATTCAGATCCAATTATTATAAAGTGGGCTTACTTTTAAGTATGATTCCAAGAGTCTCATTAAGGATAGTGAGGATCTTTATATAGAAACACAGAAAGAATATTGGAAAAGCCTTATTCATTAAAGAACCAGttccagtatatatatatatacacacagccATACACTCAAGTAGTTAAACAAGATAAGTTTTACAAGTAACAATACAACAACTTAAGATAAGAAGATAACAATAAGGCAGTGAAGGCTTATTATCCTTTAAGCCCCCTCAAGATGTGGGGTTGTGAGACAACATCAATCTTGGACCTGAGTACTGTGAAGTGGAGTCAGGGAAAAGCCTTAGTAAGAGTGTCAGCAAGCTGATCTTTACTTGAGACATGAAAAATCCGAACTTGGTCAGAAGAAACCATTTCCCTTACAAAATGAAAATCAGTTGACACGTGCTTGATTTTGGAGTGAAAGACAGGCTTTGCAGAACGACATGCAGCCTCAATATTATCACAGTATACTGCTGAGCTTGAGGAAGAGGAAGATGATGTTCATGCATCAACGAAGTAAGCCAACATACCTCAGAAGTTGTGTTGGCAACTGCTCTGTACTCGGCTTCAGTAGAGGATCGGGAAACTAATTTCTACTTCTTAGAGGACCAAGAAATTGGGTTGGTGCCTAGAAAAACAATGTAAGACATTGTGGAAGTTCTGTCATCATGGTTACCTACCCAATCCACATCAGAAAATGTgtgaagagaaagagaggtttGGCCCGAAGTTGCAAGCCATAAGAGCTTGTCCCTTTCAGATACCATAATACCCGTTTAATAAAGGCCTAATGCAATTCGGATGATTGATGCATGTATTGTGAAAGTTTATTCACAGCAAAAGCACTATTTGGCCTAGTAAAAGACAGTATTGGAGACTCCTAACAACTTTGCGGTACCAAGTGGCATCAACAGATTTGGAACCATCATGCAAGGTTAATTTTGTTGATGATGCTAGAGGTGTCGATACCTCTTTAGCATCTGCCACACTGGTCCTTTCAAGAAGGTCCAAAATATATTTTGGCTAAGATAGAAGCTTGTAGGAATCACTTCGATGCCGAGAAAATAGTACAAATTGCCCATGTATTTGAGGGAGAATTTATGAGATATGGCTTGAATGAAGTGAGAAAAGCAGCTATGTGCTATTCCCTGTATAGATTGTGTTATCAACATAAACAAGCAGGTATATGAGGGAGTGATCTTTGTGATAGACAAAAAGAAAGGTATCTGCCAGAGAATTTGTAGAACCATactgaagaagaaaatttttaagTTCTGTGTACCATGCTTGGGGAGCTTGTTTAAGACCATAGATAGCCTTCTTAGACGACATACATGAGATGGCTTTTCAGGGTCCACACAACCTAGTTGTTGTGCCatataaacctcctcttgaagatGCCCATTTAAGAAGACACTGTTCACATCTAGTTGTTTGATTGGCCAGTTATTTGTGAGTGTAATGCTCATAACAAGCCGAATTGTGGTAGGCTTGATCATGGGACTAAACATCTCAGTATAATCGTGTTCTGGCTGTTGAGTAAATCCTTTTGCAACAAGTCATGCTTTGTAACGACTTATGGAcccatctgatttttttttttttttttaattttaaatatccatTTGCTGCTAATGAGATTCCGATTTGAATTGTAAGGCACCAAGTCCcacattttattttccattagaGTCTCCAATTATTAGACTGAAAAGCTTCCCGAACAGTCTTAGGTTCCTGATCAATACATATAGGGGTTTTTGTAGCAGAGAAAAAATCATTGAAaagttttttaagtttaaaaatgAGGTTCATAGAGTGAGTGTGCATGGAATGCATGTGGGTAGGATTAATAGGGGTGCAGTGTGAGAAGACTTACGTGAAGGACTTCATGGTTTGCACATGTGGAGGAGTTTTGAATAGTGTCTGGCTAGTGCACCCTTGAAGAGCTTGTTGCTATTTGGTGTGGAGAAGAAGTCTCATGATGTTGATCATTAAATGAGTTAAGTGGAGTAAGTGGAGTAAATAAAGATGAGGGAGTGGGAAGAGATGAGAATGGAGGAAAGTGATGTGGTGGAGCAAAAAATCCACTAGGTGATGGAGACTCACCAAAAATTAGGTGGTGGGCCAGAGGAATGGGATAGatatgaaaaaggaaagagatGTTCTGCAAATTGGACATGTCTAGAATGAAATATCTTGCGTGTGGAAGGGTCAAAATAGATATAACCACTTTGGTTTTTGAGATATCCTAGAAAGATGCAAGACTTGGAATAGGACTCTAGTTTGTGTTTAGCATATGACTTGAGTAGGGCCGTCTCAAGCAATTTTAAGGCCCTAGGCAGAGAAAAATAATTGGggccttaatttttttttttaaaaaattaaatattagtttttaaaaagtagatttttatataaaatctaattttttagcTTTTTGAGATGCAaagttactaattaaatttttatattcaagtttcaataataaataattttcaattgataAAACTGCCAAATTATTTAATCTTTCTTGAGACATTGTTGAGcgtaaataagattttattaattttaattttgaaaaacttctttCTGCTGAAGCTATACTAACAGGTATTGTCAATAGTATTCTATAAGCTATCCATGcattaggaaaaaaatttaaattttttataaaatttaatatcttaAGTGCTGTTTTTAATTCaggatttattatttcttttaaaacttttagttCTGAAAATAAATCTAAACCATCAATATCAGATAACATgtcatgttttaaaaaaatttcaagatgcaaacatttttcttttagaaaatcatcaccaagcaattttaatttttctacatcatacaaaaaaccaaaattattttcgTATATCTTAAACTGTTCAAACCTAATTTGAAGTGAAGAAATGACATGATCAActatataattgaaataattaatattaaaggatTCTTAAAGTGAAAGTCTCACCTCATTAGTTTCATTctcatcaaattctttttttcttctaattacacATTTTTCACGAAATTTTGGTTCTACATTCATTTCATTAGCAATCTCTTTAGCACAAATCATAGCAGATATGAACCCATTTTCTttatagttattaaaaaaatgaaataagacCTTTTAGTTGATCTAATGCAATGGCAATATCCATATCTTTATATTGTAAACATTTACTAACAGTGTTAATTGCAAACAATATATCATacctaataaaaattcaaaattttcaatctcaTATGTTGCTAAAGAAATTGcttcactttttgttttaggatcaTCACTAGCTTCTGCTAGTTGATATAAAGCATCTCTTATTTGCGGACCTTGATATTTTATTGCTTTAACACTTTCAAGATGACTTTCCCAACATGTTTGTGACAATGATTTAAGAGTTAAATTAGAAACATGGTCTtgtaaaattttccataaattagaaacatggtcttgtaaaattttccatctttttgtagaagaagaaaataatgagTATATACGTTGTGTCACGCCAAAAAATGTTATAGCACTAGGACAAGAAGTAGCCATGTCACAAAGCACTAATTAAGACTATGACATCCACATGGT
This genomic interval carries:
- the LOC107427399 gene encoding mechanosensitive ion channel protein 6, which codes for MDFSLKKSFKSHGSYKQMLKIGGGIGNDHHSHDDPEGLPILFDQDVAVAEHHPQQHLDSMSSAAVAGDSNNRREVIVKIDDGDSSTSSRNMEQQQQQQSKIWRGSSYEFWKEDDNNVRDGNKDDFRFVQRGQSSSASASPDDPPSKLIGQFLHKQKASGDMSLDMDLEMDELRHERNLPPLAESPAKRSSFGQSKELKVSFQPTTTAASNDDVEIRLSESVRRRNKDSTEEDSSGGSGRGNGDDEVVRCTSNAAFEREVSFQSKSSLLRLKKTKSRLIDPPEEPENRASRVPKSGQVMKSGQLRSGMLGNWPLDDDDDDPFWEDDLPDDYKKANLSALTLLQWLSLIVIIGVFACTLSIPFLRRKNWWKLKLWKWEVLVLVLICGRLFSGWGVRIVVFFIERNFLLRKRVLYFVYGLRKAVQNCLWLGLVLLAWHFLFDEKVERETKSDKLKYVTKVLVCLLVGTLVWLVKTLIVKVLASSFHVSKYFDRIQESLFNQYVIETLSGPPLIEMKRTEEEDERLVDEVRKLQNAGATIPPDLKNAAFPTAKSGRVIGSGGLQKSPRRSNKFSQPLSKKQDDGITIDHLHKLNPKNVSAWNMKRLMNIVRHGSLTTLDEQIQDSTRDDEKATQIKSEVEAKAAAKKIFQNVARHGSKHIYLRDLTRFLRDDEALKTMSLFEGASESGKISKTSLKNWVVNAFRERRALALTLNDTKTAVNKLHHMVKIIIIFVIGVIWLLILGIATTKFLLFVSSQLVLVAFIFGNTCKTVFEAIIFLFVVHPFDVGDRCEIDGVQMVVEEMNILTTVFLRYDNTKIVFPNSVLSTKPINNYYRSPDMGDAVEFCIHVSTPAEKIAAIKHRITSYIENKKEHWCTQPMIVMKDVEELNRVRFAVWLNHKMNFQDIGERWMRRSLLVEEMIKIFRELDLQYRLFPLDINICSMPPVTSTRVPTNWTATTS